Within bacterium, the genomic segment TTATTATTTACCAACAAAAAAACCGAGCTTGACTCGGTTTTTCCATGTTTATCTTTTTAGTAACCTACGCTACCTTTGTAATCTTAACCTTAAAGAAAGGTTGTCTGTGACCAAACTTCATTGATCTTGAACGAGACTTTTGTTTGTATCTCATTCCTACAACCTTTGCTGATCTTCCGATTTCTACAATCTCTCCAACAACCTTTGCTCCTGGGATCATAGGTGCTCCTAGTGTTGTTGCTTTACCGTCATCCTTAAGAAGCACATCTGTAAACTCTACTTTTTCTCCTAGAGCGTGTTCTCCCTTCATAATTTCCATACTTATAATAAGCCCTTCAGAAACTCTGTATTGCTTTGCGCCGGTTTTAATAACAGCAAAAGCCGCTTCTGCGCTCGCTATTTTAGGTGATATTTTATTAGTTATAGCCATATAGGTACAGAGTATACACTACTGGCGCGGATTATCAAGCCCCCTTGTGGATAATTAGCCTTACTGTGGATAATGGCCTATATTACCACTATTTATATGTTAAAATAGCAGTATCATGAACGATTTACAATTTGACGATAGTTTGCAATCACCAGCACCAGGTAATGGCAGTTTATTGTATTCTAGATTCCAAAAAAGTGATAAACGTCCATCAATGGTCAATTTTCTAATCACAAAGGGTATCATTAAGTCAGAAAAGGCAGCGAACAACATGTTGCTTGCTCTTTCAGCCTTATTTTTGCTTTCATCTTTTGGTGTAATTTATTATTTCTTCTACTACACACCAAGTGCACCAGCTGGTCAAAGAAACCTTCCTGTACCTGTTCAAATCATGCAAAAGACAAATGAATACGTACAACAAGGTATTGACCCAACAGAGGCAAGACAAAGAGCTACACAAGAGGTTATGAATGCAGAAATACCAACAGGTTCACCTGCTCCAGTTAAATAAATATTTTAAACTTTATGCCTATAGAATTTGAAGAATACAAAGCAGGAGAGCAAATGTTTAGCCCAAATGGAAGATCTTTGGGTAAAGCACCAGCTGTTAAAGAAAAAAGACCAAGTTCTATCTTGGGTTTTTTGATAGCACTTAAACTTGCCAAGAATGAGGATCATGCAAAGTTTATTTTGCTTATAGTCATCATCATCGCAGTCGGACTGACGATGTATTTTGGAATAAATACATACAGAGATTTTCATCCGGATGTATACGTTGCACCTATAGATTTGAATCAATTAAAGTAGAATCAAAATCTTATTCCTCTTCTGTAATCATCGCCGGTTTATCTATAACAATAGGATCAATCTCCGCAGTAACTGCACTTTCTGTGATTCTCATAACATCTTTATCTACCTTCGCAAGCTCTCTGTGTGCCTTATTATAATGGCTCACTGTAGTCCCCAGAGACTTACCTAATGATTGCATGAATTGCTCGTATGCACCCAAATGCTTTCCCAGGTCCTCTACCCTTTTTCTAATCTCCTTTGCTGATTCCTCAATTTGTAGTGCCTTTAGACCTTGTAGCACGGTCTGTAAGTAGGCGAGGAAGGATGTTGGTGAAGTAATGATCACATGCTTCTCTTTGAACGCATATTCAATCAAATCTCTTGTATTTATTTTAACAGATCCAACTTGTGCTACCAACAAATCGTAATAAATGGCTTCGTGAGGAATAAACATAAAAGCAAATTCCATAGTATTTTCTGAAGGCTTAATATATTTTGAAGTCTCATCGATTCTTGCTTTTAAATCATTTCTAAACTGTTTCTCTAGCTTTTCTTTTTCAATAGGATCTCTTTCTGCTGATAGTCTATTGTAATTCTCTAAACTAAACTTTGAGTCAATTGGAATAATTTTATCTTTAACAAAAACAACAGCATCCACAATGGTTCCATCTTTAAATGGATATTGCATTTGAAAGCTTCCTATTGGTAAAACATTCTTAAGCAGTGTTTCTAGATAATATTCACCCAAAATTCCACGTTGTTTTGGATTCTTTAATATATCCTGCAAGCTTTGTAGTTGATCTGCAAATGATACAACCTGTCTGTTAGTTTCATCGAGTTTTGTAAGACGCTCTGTTACATCCTTAAGTAACTTAAAAGATTCAGTTGTTTGATGTTGCACTGATTCTCTCATTTCTTTTGACGATTGATACATCTTGTTATCCATATTCTTTGCAACATCGCCCAGCTTATTGTCCACCGTTTTTGCTACATCTCCAAGCTTGCTGTCTACGTTTCTAGATAGCTCATTTAACTGCTGTAACAGTATTTGCTGAGAGGATTGGATAATCTGTTGAGTTGATTGGTCCTTGGCAAAGAACATAGCCTTTTCTTCCTCGCTAAAGCCCTTTGGGGCGCCTGACTTACGCATCAAAATAAACAGAACAACAATATTGATAATGACTATCAATAAAGCTATAATAATAACCGCAATTGTGCTGGAAGATATATTCATGGTAATGATTATACCAAATAACTTAAGAATTAAACAATCCAAATAACAACAAAAAATATGACAATCTCAGAACAAATTAGAGCCGAGCTTAAGGAAGCCATGATAGCAAAAGATTCAGTAAAAATGATGACTCTTCGTGGTCTACTTTCTGGTTTTACAAATGAACTAGTGGCTGTTGGCAAGAAACCTCAAGACATAATAACTGACGAGGAAGCAATAGCTGTTATAAAGCGTGCTGTTAAGCAAAGAAAAGATGCTATTGAGCAATTTACAAACGGAGGAAGAGCTGATCTTGCAGATTCAGAGAAGGCAGAACTTGCTTTGCTTGAAGTCTATATGCCAGCACAAATGTCTCGTGAAGAAATTCAGAAGATTGTAGAAGCTAAAAAAGCAGAGCTTGGAGTTGATACAACAGATAAGACAAAAGCAGGACTTCTAATGAGCACATGCATGAAAGAATTAAAAGGAAAAGCTGATGGTGGAGACGTAAAGGCAGTTGTTGATGCAATGTTTGCATAGTAGGTATTACAAAAATGGAATAAAAAGAGGGCCGACGCTTGCGCGTCGGCCCTTGTTGGTTGTTGAGGCAAGATACGTATAGAGTACCTAGCCTAAAATTGTTATCGAACCTTGGTGTTTCCACCAGAGTCCGCTGTCTTCCTAACTGCTCTTGAGCAGATAGGACCATCGTGAAGTAACCTGAAGACCTTTGCAGGTACGAAGTCCTCTGGTGTAGCCATAGCCACCTCAGAGAGTTCGCTGAAGGCTTGGAGCTCCTTTGCTTTGATGTCATCACGGCAAACCGTGCCAGCATCTTCGGCGTAGGTGTGCAAGCACAACACATAGTTGTTGCTTGCAGTCTGGGCCTTACTGGCCAGACGCTCCAATTCTACGTACCTCGGGTCGTGCAATGCTCTCCGGACTCCGTCCAGATAGAATGCACAGACCATAAGGAAAATCACGGCGGTGACAACCTGCAGCGCAGCTGCAAAGTTGCCCTTACTTACAGAGCGACGTTTGTTCATCTACGTGAAATAGTAGCATGATTAGCTCATTCTGTCAAGCAAATCACAGGCAAAACTCCTCCTTTAGCCATACAACAGGCTCCGTATATAGGAACAGCGCATTCACCATAGTGGTGAATGCGCTGGGTTTGTAGCTTGGGATGATTAGTCCTTAACTACTGACTTTGCTGATAGTATCAGACTACCTTCTGGTGGTTCTCCGTAGAACCTATTCGCCAGAGGGCCATAATGATGTTCAGCAATAATGAACACCTCGTATCCGCCCTTTTCATCATCCTGAGGGACAAGAACGCGATAAGAAGTTTCATCATCTCGAAACAGAACTCCATTTTCCAAGCAATCCGCCTTGCGTCTGACCATGGCGCAGTACAGAGCATATTGAGCCATCCTAAGGACATCAGTGATTGGCTTTTTATGATGCGTGAGTAATCTATTCATTCTGAGTAATTCTATTGTTAATTGTTATTTGAGTTTACTAGAAGCCAGTTATTTGCAACACCTCATGTTAGCAAATACCTTCAGACTTCATCGCAAAACTCAAATGACACAAAACATATCTATAAAACTTCAAACTTGTCTATTTATGACAATGCCATATCATGGAGAAAATGTCAACTATTAAAAAAAATTAGATTCCCTTCTTTAAGACCTTTATGCTACAATCGATTAAACACATAACTAATTAAATAAATATGAAAATAATAATCTGCACAGAAAATAAAGCTAAAGTTCAAGCAGTAGAGAGCGTACTTAATAGAGTTTGGTCAGATTTTTCACTTATTAATGAGAAATTTGATTCAGATATTTCTGAACAACCATTATCAGAAGCTGAAGGAATTGAAGGAGCAATGAACAGGGCAAACAACGCCAAACTAAAACATGAAGATGCAGATTATTATATTGGAATGGAAGGATATGTTGATACAAATGATTATGGAATGTTCTTGGCAGGAGTTGTTGTTGTCATAGACAAAAACGGCAAAACAGGAATTGGATCAAGTGCAAAAATGCAATTACCAATTAGTATTCAGAAGAAAATTGAAGAAGGCCAAGAACTTGGTCCACTCATGAAGGAGTTGATGAAGGATTCAACTGATTCAATAAGACAACTTGATGGTACAAACGGTATTCTATCTAAGGGTTTATATAATAGAGTTGACGAGTTTAAAAACGCCACGGAGTGTGCGTTAACTAGATTTCAGTCACCTGAGTTTTTTGACTAGTTGAATTGGAATCAGACACAATAGTATTTGACCCAGCAATACCTAATCTCAACCCTAACTCAATCTATTGTTCGATACTCTCGATCTCCTTTTTTGTTTTAGCAAAATCTCCATCATAAAGAATAGTGTTAATGCCAAGTGCAAATGCAGCGTCGAGAAATATTTGTGTATTATCAATAAATACAACCTCTTTGGCTTTCAAACCCATAGTAAACAAAATCTGTCTGTATATTTCAGGTTCGTCTTTACTTAACTTAGCCTTTGCAGAGGTCATTACCAGTTTAAATAATCTATCTATGCCATCTTTTTTGAGAGTATCATCAAGATCTAAATCAGTATCTGAGATAAGAACAAAAATATATTTTTCCTGATTAGTTTTTATAAACTGTATAAGCTCCGCGTTAAGGCAGGCCATACCATTATTGTTCAAATATAGTACTCCTCCAGCATCGACGAAAATTGTTTTAATTGTGTTTTTCATTTTTATTATCTTTTACCAATTTTTAAATTCTTGTAATGTCCGGCAAATCTGAAATTTTTAACATACGGAAATA encodes:
- the rplU gene encoding 50S ribosomal protein L21: MAITNKISPKIASAEAAFAVIKTGAKQYRVSEGLIISMEIMKGEHALGEKVEFTDVLLKDDGKATTLGAPMIPGAKVVGEIVEIGRSAKVVGMRYKQKSRSRSMKFGHRQPFFKVKITKVA
- a CDS encoding DNA recombination protein RmuC; this translates as MNISSSTIAVIIIALLIVIINIVVLFILMRKSGAPKGFSEEEKAMFFAKDQSTQQIIQSSQQILLQQLNELSRNVDSKLGDVAKTVDNKLGDVAKNMDNKMYQSSKEMRESVQHQTTESFKLLKDVTERLTKLDETNRQVVSFADQLQSLQDILKNPKQRGILGEYYLETLLKNVLPIGSFQMQYPFKDGTIVDAVVFVKDKIIPIDSKFSLENYNRLSAERDPIEKEKLEKQFRNDLKARIDETSKYIKPSENTMEFAFMFIPHEAIYYDLLVAQVGSVKINTRDLIEYAFKEKHVIITSPTSFLAYLQTVLQGLKALQIEESAKEIRKRVEDLGKHLGAYEQFMQSLGKSLGTTVSHYNKAHRELAKVDKDVMRITESAVTAEIDPIVIDKPAMITEEE
- a CDS encoding GatB/YqeY domain-containing protein produces the protein MTISEQIRAELKEAMIAKDSVKMMTLRGLLSGFTNELVAVGKKPQDIITDEEAIAVIKRAVKQRKDAIEQFTNGGRADLADSEKAELALLEVYMPAQMSREEIQKIVEAKKAELGVDTTDKTKAGLLMSTCMKELKGKADGGDVKAVVDAMFA
- a CDS encoding inosine/xanthosine triphosphatase encodes the protein MKIIICTENKAKVQAVESVLNRVWSDFSLINEKFDSDISEQPLSEAEGIEGAMNRANNAKLKHEDADYYIGMEGYVDTNDYGMFLAGVVVVIDKNGKTGIGSSAKMQLPISIQKKIEEGQELGPLMKELMKDSTDSIRQLDGTNGILSKGLYNRVDEFKNATECALTRFQSPEFFD
- a CDS encoding HAD-IA family hydrolase; the encoded protein is MKNTIKTIFVDAGGVLYLNNNGMACLNAELIQFIKTNQEKYIFVLISDTDLDLDDTLKKDGIDRLFKLVMTSAKAKLSKDEPEIYRQILFTMGLKAKEVVFIDNTQIFLDAAFALGINTILYDGDFAKTKKEIESIEQ